The following nucleotide sequence is from Primulina tabacum isolate GXHZ01 chromosome 2, ASM2559414v2, whole genome shotgun sequence.
AATAagtaatttgaataaaaaaattaaccaattttttttattcacatCCCTCTATTTTTACCtagttattttataatatatttatataaaaaaatttaaaactaaaattttaaatatgcatttattttgttaaaatacaaaaatatgtttattttttttcagaaaCACCAAATTATTACATTAAGTTTTTGTGTTGGTAAACgacattttataataaaaaatgatgGACGtatggttttaaaaaaatataaagtaaTGGATAAGGATAATATTGtctaatataaaattaaaaggtCAAATAAAATGTATTCACTAAAAATGGAatgtaaataataaatatagatGAATCACAGTTTGTCGTGAATGCATGTTTTtctatttaaaatcatttatggGTCTGGGATTCGAGACGGATCAATATGGACGGCCAAGATGAATGCTGATTTTGAACAAGTATATTATACACTCGAAAATACAACAATATACGTTTGTCGGTTTTCTGTGGTTGCGAATTCACTCCTCAAGGAATGATTATAGAGAGGTATTTACAAAAATTGAAAACAAGACACAGAGTATGAGTTAGTTGATCACAAATAAatgtaaatataataaaatcaatttGATATACGAGAAAATTAAACTAATGCAGCACACGAGGTATTCGAATTAGTGGAGTAAGTGAGCACTTGACCAGATGGTTTTGATTTCAATTCTCTTTATTAACATTTTATCGGTCGAGTATGTCATACGTGAATTGCTTACTGTGATTCATGAGAGTTTAGATACAGAAGTTGTAATGTTATAAAACACTTAAATAAGTTCAACTtctaaaaatgtttttattaaaaaagtcAAAAGTGGtatggtattttaataaatgttaaaaagtgtttttattttaattttaaacagAAGCAAAAATATAAGCATACAAATAAAATTACGACTTCTTAAAAAAAGCACtcaaataagttttttttttaaacaactttagaaactaaatcatatatttttttaagataaaCACTTATTTTAAAAGCGTTTCTAGTATGTTGACTTCTCCAATCAAATGTTTTTTTAACGGACCGACATGATTTAGAGGCCACTGCATCAAGTTCTATGTTTGTCAAGTGTTCATAAGGGTTGAAAAAAATATCGAAATTTCGATATATCGTacatatcatatcaaaatatatcgcatatatcggTATTAACGGGATATCGAAAATTTCGATATCGGTATTTGTATCGGTATATGTTTTTGAAATGTTCGGTAATTCgataaatatcaaatattattataataaaattattttgttgtgACTGTGCTGAgattaacaattttttttaaaaaaaattcggtaTAAATGGTATTATATCGATATCGTACCGAAATTGCGATATATCGAATTTTTTGATAAGAACGGTAAGACATACCATTTTTCGATATTCGATATCGAAAAATTTCGATACCATATACGGTACTGTTAAAAAACATGGGTACGATGTGTACCCCGTTTCTTTTCTGACTCTACTCCGTCTACTTCTAGCCGGCTGAATCACAAAATTATACCGCCGCCGCTACCGGGGCCATGAACCTCTCCTCACCCACCATGCTGGACTCCACCTCATTTTCCATCTCCTCTACCCCTATCCGTCCCCAGCTTGGTGAAATTCTGCGGCCACCTCGCCCATTCACTTCTAGTCAAGCAGAACAAATCGATTGGTTCTTCGATTGTCTGCTCCACCGGGAATAGTGGCTCAGCTGTAATAGAGCAATACACCAGTGAGTTGGACTCTGCGCTGAGTCGGATTGGATCACTGAGTCAGGTTTCCGGCGTGCTTGGCTGTCAGTGGGGAGACGAAGGGAAAGGAAAGCTCGTTGATATCCTGGCTAAACATTTCGATATTGTTGCTCGTTGTCAGGTACACATTATTGATATAGACTTTTGGATGGCAGTGAAAAGATTATATTTTTACATTTGTTCTTCATGAAATGTAATTAAATTGcaataaaaatggtaaataatGATGTACAATGGACTATTATGTAGCTTATGCTATTCATCAGCGTTTTCTGTAAAAACACCGGAAATTAGGGAATTTTAGTTTCAGAGAAATTTTAGTTTCTTTCTCGATCAGCTGATGAAAATTCTCAGTAACTTTAAATGATGCCAAGAATTTTTGTTTATGCTCGATGAAATGGTATTTCTTGGGGGATTGGTATTTATCATTTTGGAAAATTACGCAGAGAAGATTTCTAATCTCCCTTCCTATCTCTGCCTCAGAGAGTATTGTTGGCAGCAACCTTCCCCTCCAGAAACATTTAGCTCCTAATTTTTTGAAGTTGTTACAATGTTTGTTGGGAAGAATACGTTGATACAACTAAGGTGTTTCCCTTGAATCACTTGATAGCTAACTCAAAAGCTGGATACATGCTTGCTTTACCTCATCTTTGACTGCTTTCTTTGGGAGAAAAGAGATGGATGGCATGGCTATCAACTTGATATGTCAATTACTTTGTATGTTGCGCTAGGTTGTATGATATAGTTTTCCTTTTCATTTCCTACCCCCTACACAATCTTTCTGGATAACGAGATTTTTGTATGTActgtggaagtgggagaacctGAAGTTAGTTTAGGGGGACCTTGATTCTATTCTTCTAAAATAATATTACACAAATTGTACCATATTAGGTCTCAGTTTTCATTGTTGTGGTTTGCTTGTTCTTCAACTTTCATCACCATTCAATGTCAGGGTGGAGCTAATGCTGGGCACACTATTTACAATTCAGAAGGCAAGAAATTTGCACTTCACCTTGTCCCCTCTGGTATCCTCAACGAGGGAACTATCTGTGTAATTGGTAATGGAGTAGTAGTGCATCTACCTGGattatttaaagaaatagatgGTCTTGAATCTAATGGAGTCTCATGCGAAGGAAGGATCCTGGTATCTGATCGGGCTCATTTGTTATTTGATTTTCATCAAGTGGTGGATGAGCTTAGAGAAGCTGAGCTTGCTAAATCCTTTATTGGTACTACAAGGAGAGGAATTGGACATTGCTATTCAAGCAAGGTTAATCGAAATGGTATAAGAGTTAGTGATTTGAGGCATATGGACACTTTTCCTCAGAAGCTCGACCTTTTACTATCTGATGCTGCATCGAGATTCCGAGGTTTTAACTATTGCCCTGACATGTTCAGGGAAGAAGTGGAGCAGTACAAGAAGTATGCTGAGAGGTTGGAGCCCTTCATCACAGATACCGTGCACTTCATGAATGATGCTATATTGCAGAAGcaaaagattttggttgaaGGTGGTCAGGCGACCATGTTGGATATTGACTTTGGCACTTACCCCTTTGTCACTTCCTCTAGTCCTTCTGCTGGAGGAATCTGCACTGGTCTTGGTATTTCCCCTAGAGTTGTTGGTGATCTTGTAGGGGTGGTAAGAGGACTTTTTCAATATTGCTCATATTGCATTTCTTAGCTACGGTTTTTGAAAATGGTTGATAGTTTTGTTTGGGAGCAACAATTGTCCCTACTGTCTTGTGTGGTTGTTCATGGGGATATCATTGAAATGTAGCACACAAGCTTCCATCTCGCGTGTTTGTTCACGTGGCATTGCATTTAAATGTTGTACATTAGCTCTTCTATGATTGAAATGAGTTTTACCATTGCTGCTAGTTATAGTTTTGGTCGGTTCTCCAACACATACTCAGTCCCACacatattttcttgaaattcaGGGATAAATTGTAGGAATATCTTATAGTTTGGAGAGGGGTAACGAAAATTGAGTTTCAGTTGTCGTATATACATGTTCGTGTTATAGAATCATCCTATACCCTATTTACATATCCTACTATTGTGAATGGCATTTATTTTTCTCAATCGCTATGCAGGTCAAAGCATACACCACACGAGTAGGCTCAGGTCCTTTTCCAACAGAAATCTAGGGTAAAGGTGGTGATCTGCTTAGGTTCGCTGGACAGGAGTTTGGCACAACAACTGGCCGACCTCGTCGTTGTGGCTGGCTTGACATAGTTGCGCTGAAATACTGCTGTCAGATAAATGGATTCTCTTCGTTGAACCTCACCAAGCTTGATGTATTGTCAGATCTGTCAGAGATTCAGTTGGGTGTTGGGTACAAGCAGATAAATGGCACTCAAGTCCAATCATTTCCTTCTGACCTCCGGACTTTGGAGCAAATACAGGtacattttaatttatttgtttacCCCATATTTCATCGTCCTTCATAATTTACCCCCGTTTGGGGCTTATTTGGGCCATGTATGTTCTCGCCTTTTTCGTGTTtctttcattttatttaatatttggaCTCAGCCATGTTCCTTCATTCTCTATATCTCCCATCTCCCCTTCCCTATAACCACCTCCCATGTCAAAATTTCGGAAGCGAATTTAGTGGATGGCATCGTCTCATTCCAGTGGCGACATGAATGAAAGTAAACATCAGCTGAAGAATATGAGGAACTAAATCTTCAAGGATTTCTCTTCACCATGAAAATTACTCATCTCCACCCAGATCTCTTTTGATATACCGACTATTTACATTTCTCTAAATATGTTTAGGTCGAATATGAAGTCTTACCTGGGTGGCAAACTGATATCTCGTCTATAAGAGAGTATTCCAAACTTCCTGAGACTGCTCGTAATTATGTCGAACGGATAGAAGAACTCATCGGTGTTCCCATTCACTATGTTGGTGTTGGACCAGGGCGTGATGCCCTTATATACAAATGAGAATTCGATATTCCAGCTTGTTTAAATCTTGGTGAAAATCATCTTCTTTTCTTTAAGATTGAACATGAACCTTTTTCAGGATGAAGGAGTTTTTTCCCTGCCCTGCCCTGCCCTGCCCTGCCCTGCGGGCTAATGGGTTTTGTTTTCTGttctgtttttatttttgtttttgtcgGTTTTTGAAAAGGTAACTTAATTTGCAAATATAGTCTCTTTAAGCTGATTATCTACATTTTGCtgcattcaaaatttaaatatttgtgtCATGAATCATGATGATGAGTATGTTCCATAGTCTCTATAAGCTGATTATTTCTACtcatttatatttaataaaaatataattcataataataatataataatacatCAAATGATTCAAGAAGTTCTCTGCAGTCACTGGAAGTATGTTGCTATCAAAGATGTTATAATagaattatatttataataattaatttcaaatgagtggtgtatataaatttaaagaattaaagaaaaaagtcaaaataaaaatatgggaaaactATCAAGGAAGAAAatcttcaaataaaataataggaTTTCTGTTTATACCTTATGGAATGAAGATCGCACCTTGTTCAAACACGAGAAAGGATTTCAGGCCTTGCAGAGAAACACGATTTTCAGGTCTGCATATATAAATACTGCTGCTACGAACAGCACATTCGAAGCAGCTGCGAAGAGCGGAGTGGTGTGGAGTGTGAAGCAATGGAGAAGGACGAAGGAAGAAGTCGAGAAACAAGTATTCGGCTGACAAAATTACGCTCGAACATTTTGTATCTACCATGGCGCCTCTCATCGACATGGAGAAAGTATGTGTTCTTAGTCAAATTTCCGTGTATTTATTTGTTTGCTTGTTTGTATGATTTGATTACTTGTTTCCAGTGCCTTTTCATATGCATTTTGATCGAAGAATTATGTTTTTGATGTTTTCTTTCCATTTTTTAATCATCATTTCGAGGTTTGGTTTGTATTATCTTAATTTCATTTGCAAGCTTCGGCCTTTTTACTATAATGATAATTACTGGATATAAAGGAAATTATTGACTGGGGTATTCGGATAATATGTGTTCGTGAAAGAAGTGATATCTTTTTTCTGGTTATTGTTAGGAGTAATTAAATGGGTATATTTTGATTGTCTTAGGAAGCTGAGATATCTGTTTCAATGAACTCGGGGGCGATGAGGAGTTTGGACATTGCTCAAAAGTAAGGGTCCACTATTCTGAACTTGAAGTGTGTAGATGCTCAGGTTACTATCTTAAAATTATGTTTTATGTGTGTTTGCTGCTAATATTAGTTGTATTTTGGATGAAATATTTAGGTTGTTCTTTTGCTGCTTCTAACTTTCTAAGTGCTGCATTTATGTAGACAGGGCTATTGGGAAAGTCACTCCTGGAGTTTCACTCTAATAAGGGAGATGTACTAACTCCTCACAAGATATTAAGTGGATATAATGCAGTAACCTACAAAGCATGATGATACCCTACGAAGCATGTGTCAATGTTCAGTAAAAAGTAGAAAATTAGATTTCCTTTTGATGCTTTAATGCTCTCTGGTTTGGAAATCATGACGTTGTGGTTTTGAAACGAAACAAGGCTGATTTGGGCTTCCCTCCACTTGGGCAGGGTGTTGTTTACCGAATAAAGGTACATATGTTATCCCAAAGCAATGCATTTGCTTCAAAGTTTTGGAAATTAAACATCATGCTACACATTAATAATAGAATACATTTTCGTATGGAGCAGGATCATCTATTACGGTTGCTTCTGATGACATCACAGAAGAGGGTTTAAATATTCCCTTGCGCCTCGAAAAGGTGGCAAACGAGATACATCTCCCACTTcattgataataataataatttggttATGCAATGAATTAGAGGGTGCATTACCGCTAAGTTTTTTAATTGAAGGAAAAATTATGCGTCAAATGTCTTTCTTCTTTTAAGATTGGAGGGATATTTGCTTTTAGATTTATGTAATGTTTCCTAACGAGCTTACAAGTTTTTGTGTTTAGTTGAAGTAAGTTTTATCTGACTTGAACCTAATCTTGTTTTAGAATTTTGTTATTCATTTGTAGGTGACATATCGACGGATGAAGGACACATTGATTCAACTAAGTAAAGGTGTGCCGAAAGGTCCTGCCGCTGATCTGGTTCCTGTCTTATTCGGTGAGAGACCGCCAACAGTATCCAAGAAGGATATCAAGTTCACTCCTGTCAATTATATGATCATTGTCTTTTTCATCAACTTAACGATTCTCGGCTTAGGTCTGAATCATTACACGCTGATTGCCCTTTTTACGGTCACTCAATGATGAAGTGCTTGCCTTACCAAGGAACCCCGTTTTCTTGAGTTCTTGGAGCCATTGATGAATGACATGCACGCTAGGTTGTGCAATCAGATTTAGCAGCACGGTACTAGGAAACACGGAGCCGAAGGCATCCATTTGAGCTTGTGTGATTTGTTCAACGGATTGAAATTCGACCTCAAATGAGGCAGATTAAGGTAAGCCTCTGGTCCGTATAGTCTTCTTGCAGCTTCTTCATAGGCCATAGCAGCTTCTTCCGCCGTTGGAAAAGAGCCGAGCCAGAGTCTTGTTCTCTTTTTGGGTT
It contains:
- the LOC142529413 gene encoding LOW QUALITY PROTEIN: adenylosuccinate synthetase 1, chloroplastic-like (The sequence of the model RefSeq protein was modified relative to this genomic sequence to represent the inferred CDS: substituted 1 base at 1 genomic stop codon) is translated as MNLSSPTMLDSTSFSISSTPILKQNKSIGSSIVCSTGNSGSAVIEQYTSELDSALSRIGSLSQVSGVLGCQWGDEGKGKLVDILAKHFDIVARCQGGANAGHTIYNSEGKKFALHLVPSGILNEGTICVIGNGVVVHLPGLFKEIDGLESNGVSCEGRILVSDRAHLLFDFHQVVDELREAELAKSFIGTTRRGIGHCYSSKVNRNGIRVSDLRHMDTFPQKLDLLLSDAASRFRGFNYCPDMFREEVEQYKKYAERLEPFITDTVHFMNDAILQKQKILVEGGQATMLDIDFGTYPFVTSSSPSAGGICTGLGISPRVVGDLVGVVKAYTTRVGSGPFPTEIXGKGGDLLRFAGQEFGTTTGRPRRCGWLDIVALKYCCQINGFSSLNLTKLDVLSDLSEIQLGVGYKQINGTQVQSFPSDLRTLEQIQVEYEVLPGWQTDISSIREYSKLPETARNYVERIEELIGVPIHYVGVGPGRDALIYK